One stretch of Lacimicrobium alkaliphilum DNA includes these proteins:
- a CDS encoding efflux RND transporter permease subunit produces the protein MVDALIRFAIHRRWLVIAATLLVAATGVYSTLKLPIDAVPDITNVQVQINTEAPGYSPLETEQRITYSVENAMAGIPNLDYTRSLSRYGLSQVTVIFDEGTDIYWARQQISERLQSVRGKLPQGLEPALGPIASGLGEIFTYIVRARPGAVDEHGKPYTAESLRTLQDWVIRPQLLKVPGVTEINAVGGYEREYQVAPIPGKMLAYKVSMEDIFGALQLNNDNAGAGYIERNGEQWLVRSPGQLKNLAEIGQVVIARRDDAPVRISDVAEVGYGTQLRTGAATSGGEEVVLGTAMMLIGENSRVVSEAVAQKLKVVQLSLPEGVIAEPIYNRTTLVDKTIATVEKNLFEGAVLVIVVLLLLLGNVRAALITALVIPLSMLFAVTGMTANRVSGNLMSLGAIDFGIIVDGAVIVVENALRRLGLAQQRLGRLLSTKERLQEVFESTREVFNPAVFGVLIIMLVYLPIFALSGVEGKMFHPMAFTVVFALLGALILSITFVPAAIAIFVTGRVTHQENRIMRSARRIYEPVLRLSLKQPLLIAVIGFSLFAGALYQASRMGTEFLPQLDEGDIAMHALRIPGTGLQQSVDMQLQLESAIAEFDEVKRVFSKIGTPDVATDPMPPSVADTFVMLKPRQQWPDPTKTKAQFISELRQTVEQIPGNNYEFTQPIEMRFNELISGVRADLAVRIYGDDLSQLKSLGDAAVGIINTVRGASDVRAEQMTGLPTLSVIPIRDHLALLGLTVSDVQRAVQAAIGGIEAGIIYEGDKRFRLMLRMDEDWREDLSSLKRLPVAVPQAENPELQYVPLGEIAELELKLGPNQINRESGKRNIVVSANVTGRDLGSFVKDIGQKIKSELPLPTGYWIDYGGTFEQLQSASNRLAIVVPLALLLILGLLYGAFNSLSNSLIIFTGVPLALTGGILALTLRGMPLSISAAVGFIALSGVAVLNGVVMLSFIQQLRDQGALLFDAVFDGARQRLRPVLMTALVASLGFVPMAFNTGTGAEVQRPLATVVIGGIVSSTLLTLVVLPALYLLVHKLRALSAKSE, from the coding sequence ATGGTTGATGCACTGATACGTTTCGCCATCCACAGACGCTGGCTGGTAATAGCGGCAACGCTGCTGGTCGCTGCAACAGGTGTGTATAGCACATTAAAATTACCCATTGATGCGGTGCCTGATATCACCAATGTACAGGTGCAAATCAATACCGAAGCGCCCGGTTACTCTCCGTTGGAGACGGAGCAGCGCATTACTTATTCGGTGGAGAACGCCATGGCGGGTATACCGAATCTGGATTATACCCGCTCTTTGTCCCGGTATGGTTTATCTCAGGTAACGGTGATCTTCGACGAAGGCACTGATATTTACTGGGCCCGCCAGCAAATCAGTGAGCGCTTACAAAGCGTTCGGGGTAAGTTACCACAAGGACTAGAACCAGCCCTGGGGCCTATTGCCAGCGGTCTGGGGGAGATTTTCACCTATATTGTAAGGGCCCGGCCCGGGGCCGTTGATGAACATGGTAAACCTTATACCGCAGAATCGTTACGCACATTGCAGGACTGGGTGATTCGCCCGCAACTGCTTAAGGTGCCGGGAGTGACCGAGATCAACGCGGTAGGGGGGTATGAGCGTGAGTATCAGGTGGCGCCAATACCCGGCAAAATGCTGGCCTATAAAGTTTCCATGGAAGATATTTTTGGCGCCCTGCAGCTGAATAATGACAACGCCGGCGCGGGATATATTGAACGTAATGGCGAGCAATGGCTGGTGCGTTCGCCGGGGCAGCTTAAAAACCTGGCAGAGATTGGGCAAGTTGTGATCGCCAGGCGGGATGATGCTCCCGTGCGGATCAGCGATGTGGCAGAGGTTGGCTATGGTACACAGTTGCGCACTGGTGCAGCGACCTCCGGCGGTGAAGAGGTCGTGCTGGGTACAGCGATGATGTTGATTGGTGAAAATAGCCGGGTTGTATCCGAAGCGGTCGCACAAAAGCTCAAAGTGGTTCAGTTGAGTCTGCCCGAAGGGGTCATCGCAGAGCCGATTTATAACCGCACTACACTGGTTGATAAAACCATTGCGACGGTCGAGAAGAACCTGTTCGAAGGGGCGGTACTGGTTATCGTGGTGCTACTTTTATTGCTGGGTAATGTCCGTGCAGCGCTGATCACTGCACTGGTGATTCCGCTGAGTATGTTATTTGCGGTGACCGGCATGACCGCAAACCGGGTATCCGGAAATCTGATGAGCCTCGGCGCCATCGATTTTGGCATTATTGTCGATGGTGCCGTCATTGTGGTTGAGAACGCCCTGCGTCGGCTCGGATTGGCACAGCAGCGACTTGGCCGCCTGCTGAGTACCAAAGAGCGTTTACAGGAGGTATTCGAGAGTACCCGTGAGGTATTTAATCCGGCGGTTTTTGGCGTGCTGATTATTATGTTGGTGTATTTGCCGATTTTTGCCCTAAGCGGTGTGGAAGGAAAAATGTTCCACCCCATGGCATTCACTGTGGTGTTTGCTCTGTTAGGTGCACTGATTCTGTCAATCACCTTTGTGCCGGCCGCGATTGCCATTTTCGTCACAGGCAGAGTGACACACCAGGAAAACCGGATTATGCGCAGTGCACGCCGTATCTATGAGCCGGTACTCAGGTTGTCGTTAAAACAACCGCTGCTGATTGCAGTGATAGGCTTCAGCTTATTTGCCGGCGCGTTATATCAGGCATCACGAATGGGCACCGAGTTTCTGCCACAGCTGGATGAGGGAGATATTGCCATGCATGCGCTGCGAATACCCGGCACCGGCCTGCAGCAGTCTGTTGATATGCAGTTGCAACTGGAGTCGGCGATTGCAGAGTTTGATGAAGTGAAACGGGTATTTTCTAAAATTGGTACGCCAGATGTGGCAACGGATCCTATGCCACCGAGTGTGGCAGATACCTTCGTGATGCTGAAACCTCGACAGCAATGGCCTGATCCCACAAAAACCAAAGCGCAGTTTATCTCTGAACTGCGACAAACCGTCGAACAAATTCCCGGCAATAATTATGAGTTTACCCAACCGATAGAAATGCGTTTTAACGAACTGATATCCGGGGTTCGCGCTGACCTTGCTGTGCGCATCTACGGTGACGATCTGAGTCAGTTAAAATCACTGGGTGATGCCGCGGTGGGCATTATTAATACTGTTCGGGGTGCCAGTGATGTGCGCGCGGAGCAAATGACCGGACTGCCTACCTTATCTGTCATCCCCATTCGGGATCATCTGGCGTTGCTGGGACTGACTGTTTCAGATGTGCAGCGCGCCGTTCAGGCCGCGATTGGCGGAATTGAAGCCGGAATCATCTATGAGGGCGATAAGCGCTTTCGGCTGATGCTGCGCATGGATGAGGATTGGCGCGAAGATTTATCAAGCCTGAAACGTTTGCCGGTAGCGGTGCCACAGGCGGAAAACCCGGAATTGCAGTATGTGCCGCTGGGAGAGATTGCCGAACTGGAACTGAAACTGGGGCCGAATCAGATTAACCGCGAAAGCGGGAAACGCAATATCGTTGTCAGCGCGAATGTGACGGGGCGGGATCTGGGCTCTTTTGTTAAAGACATAGGTCAGAAGATTAAATCTGAATTACCCCTTCCAACGGGCTACTGGATAGACTATGGCGGTACGTTTGAGCAATTGCAGTCGGCTTCGAACCGACTGGCCATTGTCGTACCACTGGCATTGCTGCTTATATTAGGGCTGTTGTACGGCGCGTTTAACTCGCTGAGCAACTCACTGATTATCTTTACCGGGGTGCCGCTGGCGCTGACCGGCGGGATTCTGGCCCTGACTCTGCGGGGCATGCCATTGTCGATTTCAGCGGCTGTCGGCTTTATTGCCTTATCGGGTGTTGCGGTACTCAATGGGGTGGTGATGCTGTCTTTTATTCAGCAACTAAGGGATCAGGGCGCATTACTGTTCGATGCCGTATTTGATGGTGCCCGGCAGCGTTTACGCCCGGTACTGATGACTGCGCTGGTGGCGAGTCTGGGCTTTGTCCCCATGGCCTTTAATACCGGAACAGGCGCAGAAGTGCAGCGGCCGTTAGCCACGGTAGTGATTGGCGGGATTGTGTCATCCACCTTGCTGACGTTGGTAGTATTACCTGCCCTGTATCTTTTGGTTCACAAGCTAAGAGCACTGTCAGCGAAATCGGAGTAA